The sequence below is a genomic window from Dyadobacter chenwenxiniae.
TTTATAAAATCGAAAAGACTTACCATGATATGCTGAGCAGTTCGGAAATTGGTGAGATAATCGGCTCTGAATTGAAAAGGCACAAGGATTATATTGAAAGCCATACTGACGTTTCATAATCACAGCCTGAAAATTATCGCCTCAATCCCATAGCATAACATACAATTAATATGGAAAACATCTTCGAACCAGCAGTAGCGGCGAAAGTCATTGACAGGATCAATAACCTTACGCCGGAAACCCGGCCCGAATGGGGCAAGATGGAGGTCTCGCAAATGATGGCGCATTGCAATGTGGCCTATGAAATGGCATTTGAGAATAAGCATCCTAAGCCCAACGCGCTCATGCGATGGTTTATCCAGATGATGGCGAAAAGCACGGTTTGTGGTGATAAACCTTACAAGAAAAGCCAGCAAACGGCTCCCGCGTTTCTCATTAAAGACAAAAAGGACTTTGAAACAGAAAAGAGCAGGCTAATCGGCTATATAAGAAAGTCGGAACAACTGGGCTCCGGCTATTTTGAAGGCAAAGAATCATTGTCTTTTGGCAAACTAAGCAGTGAGGAGTGGAACACAATGTTTTACAAACATTTGAATCATCACCTGACTCAGTTTGGTGTTTAAGTTGTCTGTATTAATACGAAAAGTCCATGGTGTAGGCAGCGAAACCCTGAGCTTTGGATTCCACTTTGACTTTACTTGGATAACCGTTTGCGGCGTATTCATACTTGTATTCAATGGTATAAACGGGGCCGTTTGCATCCATAACGGTTT
It includes:
- a CDS encoding DUF1569 domain-containing protein — encoded protein: MENIFEPAVAAKVIDRINNLTPETRPEWGKMEVSQMMAHCNVAYEMAFENKHPKPNALMRWFIQMMAKSTVCGDKPYKKSQQTAPAFLIKDKKDFETEKSRLIGYIRKSEQLGSGYFEGKESLSFGKLSSEEWNTMFYKHLNHHLTQFGV